A region of Ficedula albicollis isolate OC2 chromosome 10, FicAlb1.5, whole genome shotgun sequence DNA encodes the following proteins:
- the DNAJA4 gene encoding dnaJ homolog subfamily A member 4 isoform X3, which produces MQVIVQQIGPGMVQQIQTVCPECKGQGERINPKDRCDNCNGCKVVREKKIIEVHVDKGMKDGQKIVFHGEGDQEPDLEPGDVIIVLDQKDHSVFQRRGHDLITKMRIQLSEALCGFRKTIETLDNRVLVISTRPGEVIKHGDLKCIYNEGMPVYKSPMDKGSLIIQFLVQFPEHYWLPREKLSLLEALLPQREDVMVTDEMDQVDLEDFDPNEQTYRNSAGEAYEEDEEGPRTGVQCQAS; this is translated from the exons ATGCAAGTTATAGTTCAGCAGATTGGACCTGGCATGGTGCAGCAAATCCAAACTGTGTGCCCAGAATGCAAAGGCCAAGGTGAAAGGATAAACCCGAAGGACAGGTGTGACAACTGCAATGGCTGTAAGgttgtaagagaaaaaaagatcatAGAAGTTCATGTTGATAAAG GTATGAAAGATGGTCAGAAGATAGTATTTCATGGAGAAGGTGACCAGGAGCCTGATTTGGAGCCTGGTGATGTTATAATTGTGCTTGATCAAAAGGATCACAGTGTCTTTCAGAGACGAGGGCATGACTTAATCACAAAAATGAGAATTCAACTCTCGGAGGCCTTATGTGGTTTCAGAAAGACAATTGAAACTCTGGACAACAGAGTTCTTGTCATATCTACTAGGCCAG GTGAAGTGATAAAACATGGTGACCTAAAGTGCATCTACAATGAAGGGATGCCTGTCTACAAATCCCCAATGGACAAAGGCAGCCTGATTATACAGTTTCTG GTCCAGTTTCCAGAGCACTACTGGCTGCCAAGGGAGAAGCTGTCTCTGCTGGAGGCTCTGCTTCCTCAGCGAGAAGATGTTATGGTTACAGATGAGATGGATCAGGTAGACCTGGAAGATTTTGATCCCAACGAGCAAACCTACCGCAACAGTGCTGGAGAAGCGtatgaggaagatgaggagggTCCAAGAACAGGAGTACAATGTCAGGCATCTTAA